One Melospiza melodia melodia isolate bMelMel2 chromosome 1, bMelMel2.pri, whole genome shotgun sequence genomic window carries:
- the LOC134418931 gene encoding uncharacterized protein LOC134418931 — protein MAHLWAACASISPPSLPGRPLRRCRDPGPRRSSAASPAALGARGPAAFGPVPLGPAALGPAALSPAALGPAPLSHAPLGPAVPRSRFPQPRSPQPRSPQPRSPRPRCPSVPLPSVPLPSPPFPSAPLPSAPFPSAPLPSPPFPSPALPSARSAQGVRARPAGAALPGSIAGTAPSARCSCLRSEPELPAIVAGAAICQPHRRGNTRGALPKEPQPGSLVSRRFPSGAQAAARAGAPSGLRAGQGCRPQNSFVIAPRRFTPATLNGSPTLKQPRGSGC, from the exons atggcgCATCTCTGGGCCGCCTGTGCCAGcatctcaccaccctcact CCCGGGGCGGCCGCTCCGCCGCTGCCGGGAccccgggccccgccgctccTCCGCCGCCAGCCCCGCCGCCTTGGGAGCCCGAGGCCCCGCTGCCTTTGGCCCCGTTCCCCTCGGCCCCGCTGCCCTCGGCCCTGCTGCCCTCAGCCCCGCTGCCCTCGGCCCCGCTCCCCTCAGCCACGCTCCCCTCGGCCCCGCTGTCCCTCGGTCCCGCTTCCCTCAGCCAcgctcccctcagccccgctcccCTCAGCCACGCTCCCCTCGGCCCCGCTGTCCCTCGGTCCCGCTTCCCTCAGTCCCGCTGCCCTCCCCTCCGTTCCCCTCGGCCCCGCTGCCCTCGGCCCCGTTCCCCTCGGCGCCGCTGCCCTCCCCTCCGTTCCCCTCGCCCGCGCTGCCCTCGGCCCGCAGCGCCCAGGGTGTCCGGGCGCGCCCGGCGGGAGCGGCGCTGCCCGGGAGCATCGCCGGGACCGCGCCGAGTGCCCGCTGCTCCTGCCTCCGGAGCGAGCCCGAGCTCCCCGCAATCGTGGCAGGGGCCGCGATCTGCCAGCCCCACCGCCGGGGAAACACACGGGGGGCTCTGCCCAAGGAGCCGCAGCCGGGATCCCTGGTTTCCCGGCGTTTCCCATCGGGAGCGCAGGCGGCGGCACGTGCCGGAGCTCCATCAGGGCTGCGCGCAGGGCAAGGCTGCAGACCCCAGAACAGTTTTGTGATAGCACCCAGGCGCTTCACTCCAGCCACGCTCAACGGGAGTCCGACACTCAAACAACCACGGGGATCGGGGTGTTAG